The segment aaaaggaaagggaaCCCAGATGAGATGGTCTGGGTAGGGAGAtcccttattttctttttggtgctATTTCTGATGTTCTTTTTGGGGCCATTTCATTCAGTAGTGCAGAATGTTGTAGAGCAGCTGCATTTGGGGTTTGGTGGCAGCTGAAGCAAGCTGGGCTTGGTGcttcagcagggctggaggaatCACCCCAAACATGCAGCCCACTCCaacctctgctgctttcttgcagggctggagctgtcTCACTGTGTAGGGACCAACTCACTGGGTCCAAGCATGCCTTGGAGGTCTGGAGGGCCCTGCAAGATGAAGAGGGTCAGAACAGTTTTCaaaccagagcagctggagaggctggagcaggagtTCCTCAAGCAGCAGTACATGGTGGGCACAGAGAGAGTGGACCTGGCTGCAACACTGCACCTCACAGAGACTCAGGTAAGGAcagggggagctggggagggcagcagagaTCTTGGGGCTGGGTTTGGTCTGTGGTGATTCCTCTCCTGTGGAATTCTCACAATGGAAAGTGAGCTGTGGGACTTTTTGTTCCAGAAAACACTGAAGCCATGGAGGGCTGCAAGGTAGATTGAGATGGTCTGTGGTTAAGAAGGTCCTCTTCTTGATCTATGAGTTGGAACAAAAAGCATTTAGGAGCACAAATCTGTTTGTGTTAAGAGCTGAACAAACAAATCCACATTGTTATGATTCTCTGGAGacatcacagaaccatagaatccCTGAATGGTTGGGGCTGGAAGGCACCTTCAAGATTATTTAGTTCCAACCCACCTCATGGGCACAACACCTCCCAGGCTgccatccaacctggccatCAACACATGCTTGAGGTGTCTTTCTATGACactggatcttttttttttttttttttttttttttttttttttttttttctcttcccaatAAGTTTCTGCCCCTCCCACTGAAGCTGCTTATTTATTGttaaaatgagacaaaaaaagcccacctggatgtgtccctCTGTGACCTGCagtaggtgaccctgctctggcagggggggggttggacaagatgatcttttggggtcccttccagcccctcacTTTCCATGATCCTGTGGCATTATCTTCCAGGGTGGATCCAAATTCAGATGGGGAGACTCAGGGTGATTCTCGGGGGTCAGGCTGGGTGTGAAGAGCACCAGGGGCAGGTGGGGatcccctcctgctctctgaAAGCTGTGGCCCCAGGGATGGGTTTGTGGGAGATGGAGGTGGCACCTACTTTATTTCCCCATGGCCAGAACTTTATTTCCCCAGAACCTCctctctggagctgcctggTCCTTGCTGCCAGCACCACTCTGTGTCAGCACGTCTCCAGTGTCACCTCCTCCTGCACCATGCCCAGGAAGAGAAGGGTGACACCCCTCTCTTTAAGGGACATGCTTTTTGGGGACAATGGCCCCTCTTGGAAAAGGGGATCTTGGAGATTTTGGATGAAGCTGTGATGCTGTTTTCCTGCCAGGTGAAAGTTTGGTTCCAGAACCGGAGGATCAAGTGGAGGAAGCAGAGCAtggagcagaaagcagccaAGCTGTCCCAGTTTGGGGTGATCCAGCCCTCCACTGCTGACTCCACAGACAtcaaggagcaggaggaggacacGGTGGATGTTGAGCTTTGAAGAGGGGGGACAAGGTTCAGCTGCCACCACTGCCTCTGCAGCCACGGGGATGGAGACACTGGGGATGTTGACAGGTTTTTGGGCCAAGTGAGACATTTGTTACACTCTCCATCTGAGAGTTGGGAGCTGCAGGACAATCTGCAGCTGGAAGCCCAACAAATGATGGTTGGGTAGCTGGCTGCTGTAATTCCTGGGGCTTCATCACCAGCCTGGCTGTCCCTGATGGTGCTGTAGGTATGGCCAGGCATGTGATCTCCTGTTTGGACACACACAGGGACTTTTCAGCAGTGACAATCAGATGGTGTCTGATGGCTTTGATGGCATCTGGTCACTTGTGGCTGTGTGCTCCTAGGAGGGAGAtctctgctgggaggagaaCCAACCCTgactgtttgtttgtttctcctgGTCAGTTTGACTTgattggttttctttccagctcAACTTGACTCCCATTTTTGATGCTTAGATCACAAACAAAACCTCTGTGAAAGCTGGAAAGCCCTTTTGCTCCCACCCTCAGACTTGCAATAAGGTGAGCAGGGGCTGATCCTGCCCCTGGGACACAAGTGCCTCCTCTTGTCCTGTGCCTTGGTGTTTCTGTGCCTTttggggttggttgttttttttttttggcttcccAAACCTGAAGTGCAGAACCTGGTGTGTCTCTGCCTTCTGGCCTTGCCTTACACCACTAAGGTGTGTGTATGCAGCAGGGAACAAGGCCCTTGGGCTGGCTGAGGTGAGGGGGGGGTGATTGTGGCtgttgtaaggaaaaaaaaaaacaacccaaaaccagctTCCCAACACCTCTGGTGCTTCAGAGGACCCCCTGCCCCTCATCCAGATGTGCTGGTTCTggcccaggcagcagctgctctgttctCTCCTCATTA is part of the Heliangelus exortis chromosome 10, bHelExo1.hap1, whole genome shotgun sequence genome and harbors:
- the LOC139800628 gene encoding homeobox protein not2-like gives rise to the protein MLRSPPRSRPDPPPSKTPFHIEALLARDPPRRGPAAAPVPPPPPRWSPAGPGPGAGLGAIPGGWGWGWGWGGAGLELSHCVGTNSLGPSMPWRSGGPCKMKRVRTVFKPEQLERLEQEFLKQQYMVGTERVDLAATLHLTETQVKVWFQNRRIKWRKQSMEQKAAKLSQFGVIQPSTADSTDIKEQEEDTVDVEL